A stretch of Porites lutea chromosome 5, jaPorLute2.1, whole genome shotgun sequence DNA encodes these proteins:
- the LOC140938285 gene encoding uncharacterized protein, whose product MLKEILILLLFVLSAGKSRELGDSLSDVHEGSHNNVLEEGTILNSQFEAVFQWIFKGIKSTFPYKLVVLHIYVIFFLFIPMVIVCGFLSPVQLFPDWKWPQCEGDDLFLVDQGDLDSSAATTSQNETVTSPDHIQPQYLNPTPCKPIIKFCKELPPETPHIEQKRDMRSPLLTLTEEKSGEQASRPSAQEPEFLDAADVQSAGTLPLLQSVEYKMCSSLHLNLRTHSIIVAAGILLSLFGIYRLFRK is encoded by the exons ATGTTAAAAGAAATTCTTATTTTACTGTTATTTGTTTTGTCTGCGGGGAAATCACGTGAACTTGGAGATAGTTTGTCGGACGTCCACGAAGGTTCTCATAATAATGTGCTGGAGGAAGGGACAATTTTGAACAGCCAATTTGAAGCTGTGTTCCAATGGATTTTTAAAG GTATCAAATCCACCTTTCCCTATAAACTCGTTGTCCTGCATATCTAcgtcattttctttcttttcatccCTATGGTTATTGTTTGTGGCTTTCTCTCGCCAGTACAATTATTTCCG GACTGGAAATGGCCCCAATGTGAAGGGGATGATTTGTTCCTGGTTGATCAAGGTGATCTGGACTCTAGTGCTGCGACTACTTCCCAGAATGAAACCGTAACGTCACCTGACCACATCCAGCCCCAATACTTAAATCCCACTCCTTGTAAGCCGATCATCAAGTTTTGTAAAGAACTGCCTCCAGAGACCCCCCACATTGAACAAAAGCGGGACATGCGCAGCCCACTGCTAACATTGACTGAAGAGAAATCTGGAGAACAGGCTTCACGTCCAAGTGCTCAAGAGCCCGAATTCCTGGATGCAGCAGATGTCCAATCGGCTGGCACTCTGCCCCTTTTGCAGAGTGTGGAATACAAGATGTGCAGTTCCCTGCACTTAAATCTAAG AACCCACTCCATTATTGTTGCCGCTGGCATTTTACTTTCTCTCTTCGGAATTTATCGTCTTTTCAG gaAATAA
- the LOC140938856 gene encoding lysM and putative peptidoglycan-binding domain-containing protein 3-like, with the protein MSLLKKGGYTTYVTSQTENDSRSAEIQNVPSSRVYIFGNDAADEVGIEDSAVEMTELRPRSKNKKSYASTKSVAQQYKKTETIDRDILPNDSLQSLSLQYGCTVAELKRANNLYSDQDFYALKTIKIPVQQHGLLTETADKKRRPPPLILPDKRPSSSADIDSDDDNSDYDEPSADFVRTVSIRSALDSPNSFLQHMDNDLKMICKSIPLRKQNLDEVARTLTVNCINPIKLRKQQQEKGLGTACGVGWKGIIVVVFFVGILLPGLVAFLYLRKKDS; encoded by the exons ATGTCTCTTTTGAAGAAAGGAGGATATACAACCTATGTTACAAGCCAAACAGAAAACGACTCCCGGTCAGCCGAAATACAAAATGTTCCCTCCTCAAGGGTTTATATATTTGGGAATGATGCCGCCGATGAAGTTGGCATTGAAGACTCAGCCGTGGAAATGACAGAGCTGAGGCCGAGgagtaaaaacaagaagtcgTATGCGTCGACGAAATCGGTGGCTCAGCAATataaaaagactgaaactaTTGATCGTGATATTTTGCCTAATGATTCCCTTCAGAGTTTGTCGTTACAGTATGGTTGTACG GTAGCAGAATTAAAGAGAGCAAATAACTTGTACAGTGATCAAGACTTCTATGCATTAAAGACTATCAAAATCCCAGTTCAACAACATGGTTTGTTGACAGAAACTGCCGATAAGAAGCGAAGGCCTCCACCTTTAATATTACCTGACAAAAGGCCATCTTCATCAGCAGATattgatagtgatgatgataattcAGATTATGATGAACCTAGTGCAGATTTTGTCAGAACTGTCAGTATTCGCTCGGCACTTGACTCCCCAAACAGCTTTTTACAACACATGGACAATGACCTCAAAATGATTTGCAAATCCATACCCTTGCGGAAGCAGAATCTTGATGAGGTTGCAAGGACGTTGACGGTTAATTGCATAAATCCTATAAAacttagaaaacaacaacaggagAAAGGCCTTGGAACTGCTTGTGGTGTTGGATGGAAGGGAATTAtagttgttgtattttttgttgGCATATTGCTGCCAGGACTTGTAGCTTTTTTATATCTTAGAAAGAAAGACAGCTAA
- the LOC140938718 gene encoding uncharacterized protein, whose amino-acid sequence MILYISMIKADFSPVTMGAILSSEKRINAERIKRENLDHQLQKLQHSLHVTAVSHYIASEYYRRLDSKLQYVSAFTGAIGSTTSVASKLGWKLMVSSSPRLAPVLVAVSTTSLLFTALVHLPQINNTPGNMYKAHFQSGIECQYLQKQVKFLRKTAVWDASVPWETLANQYSELLLEKKRVTTRIQSEYWSYRKALNKIENRKKEKKRKENEIRKIDASTNSFYELDI is encoded by the coding sequence ATGATCTTGTATATCTCTATGATTAAAGCAGATTTTAGTCCAGTCACAATGGGGGCGATTTTGTCATCGGAAAAGAGGATAAATGCGGAACGAATTAAACGGGAAAACTTGGACCACCAGCTGCAAAAGTTGCAGCACAGCTTGCATGTAACAGCCGTATCTCATTACATCGCCTCAGAGTATTATCGCCGCTTAGACTCTAAGCTTCAATATGTGTCCGCTTTTACCGGCGCCATTGGCAGTACAACAAGCGTTGCGTCGAAACTTGGGTGGAAATTAATGGTATCAAGCAGTCCTCGTCTCGCGCCCGTGTTGGTTGCTGTCTCCACGACCTCGCTGCTTTTTACAGCCTTGGTTCATCTGCCGCAGATTAATAATACGCCGGGTAATATGTACAAAGCGCACTTTCAGTCTGGGATAGAGTGTCAGTATCTCCAAAAACAAGTCAAGTTCTTGAGGAAGACAGCGGTCTGGGATGCAAGCGTGCCCTGGGAAACACTCGCGAATCAGTATAGTGAGCTCCTGTTGGAAAAGAAACGAGTAACAACTAGGATACAAAGTGAATATTGGTCTTATCGTAAAGCTTTGAACAAGATCGAGAAcaggaagaaggaaaaaaagcggaaggaaaatgaaataagaaagATTGATGCATCCACTAACAGCTTTTATGAGCTTGACATATAG
- the LOC140937583 gene encoding uncharacterized protein, which produces MIKADFSPVTMGAILSSEKRINAERIKRENLDHQLQKLQHSLHVTAASHYIASEYYRRLDSKLQYASAFTGAIGSTTSVASKLGWKLMVSSSPRLAPVLVAVSTTSLLFTALVHLPQINNTPGNMYKAHFQSGIECQYLQKQVKFLRKTAVWDASVPWETLANQYSELLLEKKRVNTRIQSECWSYRKALNKIENRKKEKKRKENEIRKD; this is translated from the coding sequence ATGATTAAAGCAGATTTTAGTCCAGTCACAATGGGGGCGATTTTGTCATCGGAAAAGAGGATAAATGCGGAACGAATTAAACGGGAAAACTTGGACCACCAGCTTCAAAAGTTGCAGCACAGCTTGCATGTAACAGCCGCATCTCATTACATCGCCTCAGAGTATTATCGCCGCTTAGACTCTAAGCTTCAATATGCGTCCGCTTTTACCGGCGCCATTGGCAGTACAACCAGCGTCGCGTCGAAACTTGGGTGGAAATTAATGGTATCAAGCAGTCCTCGTCTCGCACCCGTATTGGTTGCTGTCTCCACGACCTCGCTGCTTTTTACAGCCTTGGTTCATCTGCCGCAGATTAATAATACGCCGGGTAATATGTACAAAGCGCACTTTCAGTCTGGGATAGAGTGCCAGTATCTCCAAAAACAAGTGAAGTTCTTGAGGAAGACAGCGGTCTGGGATGCAAGCGTGCCCTGGGAAACACTCGCGAATCAGTATAGTGAGCTCCTGTTGGAAAAGAAACGAGTAAACACTAGGATACAAAGTGAATGTTGGTCTTATCGTAAAGCTTTGAACAAGATCGAGAAcaggaagaaggaaaaaaagcggaaggaaaatgaaataagaaaagaTTGA